One genomic segment of Gopherus flavomarginatus isolate rGopFla2 chromosome 11, rGopFla2.mat.asm, whole genome shotgun sequence includes these proteins:
- the LOC127031154 gene encoding olfactory receptor 5V1-like has product MRSQELANPLLQLSEEVAMENQTTPTEFILSGFSKLRGLRFLLLGVISIIYIFTLLGNMLILLLSLVDPCLRTPMYLFLRNLSLLDIFQTTTTIPQMLQHLLSGRSSISYGSCMAQLYFFLLFVGAEGILLATMAYDRYVAICSPLLYTVLMSTKLCSTLVAASWLIGSFNAAVHTVLTIRLSFCGVNRLRYFYCDIPPLLALSCGDVSLNVIVTVVSSLFLGWGPSLCIILSYVHIVFRILKMQSSQGRRKAFSTCASHLTVVLLYYGSCIFTYIRPISSYSLDKDRLISLLYSLVTPMLNPIIYTLRNKDVKGAMKKVFHRKMFF; this is encoded by the exons ATGAGGAGTCAGGAACTCGCCAATCCTCTCCTTCAG TTAAGTGAAGAAGTGGCCATGGAGAATCAAACCACACCAACTGAATTCATCCTCTCGGGATTTTCCAAACTGCGGGGCTTGCGTTTCCTCCTCTTGGGCGTCATCTCCATCATCTACATTTTCACCCTGCTGGGGAACATGctcatcctcctcctttccttgGTGGACCCGTGTCTCCGAACCCCCATGTACCTCTTCCTGCGGAATCTCTCCCTCCTAGATATCttccagaccaccaccaccatcccccAGATGCTGCAGCACCTTCTCTCAGGTAGGAGCAGCATCTCCTATGGAAGCTGCATGGCACAGCTTTACTTCTTCCTCTTgtttgtgggggcagagggcattCTCCTGGCCACCATGGCATATGACCGTTATGTGGCCATATGCAGCCCACTGCTCTACACAGTGCTCATGAGTACCAAGCTTTGTTCCACATTAGTGGCTGCCTCTTGGCTCATTGGCTCTTTCAATGCAGCTGTTCATACAGTTCTCACAATCCGCCTGTCCTTCTGTGGTGTCAACAGACTCCGCTACTTCTACTGTGACATCCCAcccctgttggctctgtcctgcGGAGACGTCTCCCTCAATGTCATCGTTACAGTGGTCTCCAGCCTCTTCTTGGGCTGGGGTCCTTCCCTGTGCATCATCCTTTCATACGTGCACATTGTGTTCAGGATACTGAAGATGCAATCATcccaggggaggagaaaggccttCTCTACCTGTGCATCGCACCTCACAGTAGTCCTGCTCTACTATGGCAGCTGCATCTTCACCTACATCAGACCTATCTCCAGCTACTCTCTGGACAAGGACAGGCTGATCTCCCTGCTGTACAGCCTTGTCACTCCTATGTTAAATCCAATCATCTACACTCTGAGGAACAAGGATGTGAAGGGGGCTATGAAAAAGGTCTTTCATAGGAAAATGTTTTTCTAA